A stretch of Lathyrus oleraceus cultivar Zhongwan6 chromosome 6, CAAS_Psat_ZW6_1.0, whole genome shotgun sequence DNA encodes these proteins:
- the LOC127096623 gene encoding E3 ubiquitin-protein ligase XBAT33, with translation MGNSFGCSASGERLVSAARDGDLVEAKMLLNCNPCLAKYSTFGGLNSPLHFASAKGHNEIVALLLENGADVNSKNYSGQTALMQACRYGHWEVVQTLLLFRCNVMRGDYLSGRTALHFAAMNGHVRCIRLVVADFVPSAPYEAIRARSDADNGGGSNVRGKNEESALSKFVNKTADGGITALHMASLNGYFDCVQLLLDLDANMSSVTFHYGTSMDLIGAGSSPLHYAACGGNLKCCQILLARGASRMSLNCNGWLPLDIARMWGRHWLELLLAPSSDAVTPAFPHSNYLSLPLMSALNIAREYGLQSSTTSSDEIDFCAVCLEKPCSVAAEGCGHELCVRCALYLCSSSNVSSETVGPPGSIPCPLCRHGIVSFVKLPGSQAKENKLHLSLGLCTPCMLHPRDVDQPHLSHASETQRNCVDSVPSELLCPVTCSPFPSMTIPMCTCNDGSCPSFEPRNVEARDEPPRHSQASTTDQDKIEGPRLDKTTCSNMLWGRRSYSRENQCNSEINA, from the exons ATGGGTAATTCTTTTGGATGCTCCGCTTCCGGTGAGAGACTGGTGTCGGCGGCGAGAGACGGTGACCTTGTGGAGGCCAAGATGCTCTTGAACTGTAACCCTTGTCTTGCTAAATACTCTACTTTTGGGGGGCTTAATTCTCCTCTTCATTTTGCATCTGCAAAGGGTCATAACGAG ATTGTTGCATTGTTGCTTGAGAATGGAGCTGATGTTAATTCAAAAAATTATTCTGGACAG ACGGCCTTGATGCAAGCCTGTAGATATGGTCATTGGGAAGTTGTACAGACACTTCTACTCTTCAGATGCAAT GTTATGAGAGGAGATTATCTCAGTGGGAGAACAGCTCTTCACTTTGCAGCAATGAACGGCCATGTAAGATGTATTAGACTTGTTGTGGCCGATTTTGTTCCGAGTGCGCCTTATGAAGCTATACGTGCTCGCTCGGATGCTGACAATGGTGGTGGatcaaatgtgagaggcaaaaATGAAGAAAG TGCCCTGTCGAAGTTTGTAAATAAGACGGCGGATGGTGGTATCACTGCCCTTCATATGGCTTCGTTAAATGGTTACTTTGATTGTGTGCAACTGCTACTTGATCTTGATGCAAATATGTCTTCTGTGACATTTCATTACGGAACATCAATGGATTTAATCG GGGCCGGAAGCTCTCCTTTGCATTATGCTGCCTGTGGGGGTAATTTAAAATGCTGTCAG ATCCTCCTTGCAAGAGGTGCAAGTCGAATGTCTTTGAATTGCAACGG GTGGCTTCCGCTTGATATTGCTCGGATGTGGGGCCGCCATTGGCTTGAACTGTTGTTGGCACCCAGTTCTGATGCGGTAACACCCGCCTTCCCTCATTCAAATTACTTGTCCTTGCCTCTCATGAGTGCTCTCAACATAGCAAG AGAGTATGGATTGCAATCCTCTACGACTTCCTCTGACGAGATCGACTTTTGTGCCGTATGCCTGGAGAAGCCATGTTCGGTGGCAGCAGAAG GATGTGGACATGAACTTTGTGTCAGATGTGCGCTCTATCTTTGCTCGTCGAGCAATGTTTCTTCTGAAACCGTTGGCCCTCCTGGCTCTATCCCTTGCCCGCTTTGTAGACACGGAATTGTCTCGTTTGTCAAGTTGCCAGGCTCCCAAGCAAAAGAAAACAAATTACATTTGTCTCTTGGTCTCTGCACGCCATGCATGCTACATCCACGTGACGTAGATCAGCCGCATCTTTCTCACGCATCAGAGACCCAAAGAAACTGTGTTGACTCTGTTCCTTCGGAGTTACTCTGCCCCGTCACATGTAGTCCGTTTCCATCTATGACAATACCTATGTGCACCTGCAACGACGGTTCATGTCCATCATTCGAACCGCGCAACGTAGAAGCACGAGACGAACCGCCTCGTCACTCGCAAGCATCAACAACGGATCAAGATAAAATTGAAGGCCCGAGACTGGATAAAACAACTTGCTCAAACATGCTTTGGGGTAGAAGAAGTTACAGCAGGGAGAACCAATGCAATTCCGAAATAAATGCTTGA